In Lemur catta isolate mLemCat1 chromosome 5, mLemCat1.pri, whole genome shotgun sequence, the genomic stretch CGGGCAGGCGGATCTCTGTGCGCGCGAAGGGCTTTGCCGTGCTGTTCTCTGCTCTCCGCCGCACGACCCCGTTGGGCTTTGAGGCGTCCCGGGGCACTGTGTCGAGGGGTGGCTCTGGAGGCTCGTAGGGGTGCGGCACGACCGGCAGAAAGTCCTTCAGAAAAGTGGAAGTGTAGTGAGCCGGAGCGGGGGGCCCTGGCGCCCGCAGCTCCTGTGCCTTGGACGCGCCGTCCTCCTCCCCGCAGGGGTCAGCAGGAGGCGCAGGCAGCCCCGAGCCGGCGGTCGCCGCCGGGAAGCTTGGCGCGTACGAGGTCTTCACCATCTTGCGCACGTCTCTGGGCCGCGGAATGGCCACACGCTGGCGTCCCGAGGCCGCTTCTCCGTGGCCCAAGGCTTCTGGACGGGCATCGGCGTCCGACCTGCCCACAAGGTGACTGCAGGGCGGCTCAGGTGCAGCCGCCTCTGGCGACGGCCGACTGCCTCGGAAGGCAAGATCCGGAATCTCCTGTGCGGATGGACTCTGCTCCTCTGTTGGTTCTGGAGTCCCGGGTGCTGACGGTGTAGATGGCACCAACTCCTGCGCTTCGCCATTTTGAGCTTCCCGCGTAAATACTGCGGAGGAGCCCCGCACCGCGGGATCCCACGCCTCTCGGGGCGATGGGCTCCGAGTCCCAGTAGAACGAGCTGGAGATTCCCATGGGAACACGGTCGGCAGGGACGGGCTCCCAGCCGGCTCCTCCTCATCCCCGACTGCGACTGCGGGATGTGGAATCTCCCAATGGGAAGGAGCTTTGGGGGATGGGTTTTCTGCTCCAGCAACACGCTGGTTCCACTGGCAAAGGGTCGGAGGCGCAGGGCTTCTCCTGCTGACGGTGTCTTCGACGGCGGGATTCTGATTTTCCCATGCGGAGGATGCTTCTGGGAACGACGCGCTACTCACCCTAGGAATGGTCCGCTCCCACGGGGACAGGTTCTGGGGGCATGGGCCGCGAGGACCTCGCACGTTCCCATTTGGAGTTTGCGACCGCGGGGACGGGCTTCTTGGCCTCACAGTCCTGCTCGGAACCTCCCAGGGGACTATAGACTCAAAAGGCGGACTCCGTGCCCTCGGGACGGTTCGATCCGGAGCCTCTCGCGGGAACCGAGTCTTGCGCGCCTCCTGGATCTTCTCCTCTGACTGTAGGAAGATGCTGGAACTAACAGGACCCAGCGGCTGGGTCCCAGGCGCCGGCTTGTCGCGCCGAATAGCGCGCTCTCGGAGGCTGGGCCACGGCCGTGGGGCTTTTGCTGGGGCCGTACTATCTTGTACACGAAGGGGCCGAGGCTTAGCCTTCTCCAAGACGACACGAGCGCTGCGGGCCGTTTCCCGGGTCGCAGGTTCCGACCGTCCTGTGGGCTCAAAGGCGGCGCTGCTAGGGGCTGGGGCCTCGGGGCTCAGTTTTTTGGCCAGCGCGGTCTGCACGAAGCCCGCCGCGGCCTGCAGACGACTCAGTGACTCGTCAAGGGAGCCGGTGCGCAGGAGCAGTCGGGGGCGCGGCGCGACAGCCACCCGCTGGGGACTCTGGGGCCGGGGGCGCAGCTCGATCTGACGCTTGGGCACCGTCCGGGGCTTGGCGGGCGCGGCGCGTTCCTCCAGTGCCACCTCCACACACTCAAACTGCGTTGGGGAGGCAGGACTCTGCCCGCCGGGTCGCAGCTCCAGGTATGTGGCCCAGCGAGAGCCACCGTCGCGGGCCTGGGGCTGTAGTGGGACAAGGGCGGGAGGCGCTGGCCCTGGCGGTGAGGGGCTGCCGAAGGCCGGCTCCGTGAGCTGCTGCACCTCGCGATCCTCCGCGGCGGAGCGGCTGAACAGGGGCCCGACGCCGAAGATGACTTCCATCTCCCCCGACGGCAGCGTGcgcagctggggctggggtggccgCGGGCCGGAGCCCGGGCCTCGCGGGAAACCCGAGCCGGGCCAGTGCGGCTGGCGGCTATTCTGGGCGCTGACGGACAGGCGAGGCTGTGCGCCCGCCCCCCGCCCAGGGGCCACCCAGGGCCAGTCCGCTCGGCCTTCCGCGTCCGGCCCAACGTCCGGGGGCTCTGGAGAGCCCGGAGCCGTGTGGTAGGAGCCTGACGAACCGGAGGAGTCCTGGCGCCGCGCGGGGGCCGCGGGCAGCTGCCTCGGGATCGCAGGCACGGCTGGCGGGGTGAGCGCGGTCAGCATGGTGGGGCCGGACACGCGCACTACCTCCCTCGCTTTCGCCTCCGCCGGTGGCGCCTGCACtgtccccgccccgcccggcgATGCCCTGGGATCACCGCGCCTTAAAGCGGCCGCACCCACTCCTGAGCCCGCGGCGTGGCAGCAGGAGAGACccgggccctgggccctgccctctcaACCCCGCCAGCCGAGCCAACGGGCAGGTGGGGGGAAAGCAGGCTCGAGACGCCCCCCAACCCCGACTCCAGAAGTTGTGCTGGGGCCTCTAGAAGGTGCCATCCCTGGCTGGGCCCATTGCTCTTAGTGGGGTCTATTGCGAGGGGCGGGAGCGGACAGCTCTAGCCTTGACAAGCCGCCTTACGTCCAGGACAAGCCCTGGAACCTTTGAGGTAGCTTGTAGTACCCTCCCTAAGCCCCCCGAGGCAAGAAAGCCCTGGGCTCCCCCAGGCACCCGCAAGGCCCTCATTCCAGCCCCCAGAACCTTAAGACCTGCCCTGGGGACAGGTGCTGGTGGAGGAGCAGCCACCACCTGTCATTGTCTGAGGACAATGGGCACCACTTGCCCttaaacttctggcttcaaggtCCTGCTGTGAGTCAGGCTCCAGCTGGCCCTGGAGCAAGAGCACTGGCCCACCCTGTGCACTCACGCTCACACTACCCGGGAGAGACTGGACTTGGCAAATCCTACTCTTCCTTTCCTGCAGTGGGTCCCCTGCTTCCGGGATGTGTCCCCATGATCACCCAGGGCACACTCAGTGATGGCTCCTGAAAGAATCTAACCTATCCACATTCAGCCCTGCCCGCACAACTTAAGCTAAGTCTGTGGTCTCTTCCCAGACCCTTTCCCTGCCTTAAAAAGAGACAGTGTtgtctttttcccttcctcccacttGTGAAGACAGATGAGCTTCTGTTTGGGGGAGGTGTAAGAAGGTGCAAATGTGATTCATGGCT encodes the following:
- the PROB1 gene encoding proline-rich basic protein 1; its protein translation is MLTALTPPAVPAIPRQLPAAPARRQDSSGSSGSYHTAPGSPEPPDVGPDAEGRADWPWVAPGRGAGAQPRLSVSAQNSRQPHWPGSGFPRGPGSGPRPPQPQLRTLPSGEMEVIFGVGPLFSRSAAEDREVQQLTEPAFGSPSPPGPAPPALVPLQPQARDGGSRWATYLELRPGGQSPASPTQFECVEVALEERAAPAKPRTVPKRQIELRPRPQSPQRVAVAPRPRLLLRTGSLDESLSRLQAAAGFVQTALAKKLSPEAPAPSSAAFEPTGRSEPATRETARSARVVLEKAKPRPLRVQDSTAPAKAPRPWPSLRERAIRRDKPAPGTQPLGPVSSSIFLQSEEKIQEARKTRFPREAPDRTVPRARSPPFESIVPWEVPSRTVRPRSPSPRSQTPNGNVRGPRGPCPQNLSPWERTIPRVSSASFPEASSAWENQNPAVEDTVSRRSPAPPTLCQWNQRVAGAENPSPKAPSHWEIPHPAVAVGDEEEPAGSPSLPTVFPWESPARSTGTRSPSPREAWDPAVRGSSAVFTREAQNGEAQELVPSTPSAPGTPEPTEEQSPSAQEIPDLAFRGSRPSPEAAAPEPPCSHLVGRSDADARPEALGHGEAASGRQRVAIPRPRDVRKMVKTSYAPSFPAATAGSGLPAPPADPCGEEDGASKAQELRAPGPPAPAHYTSTFLKDFLPVVPHPYEPPEPPLDTVPRDASKPNGVVRRRAENSTAKPFARTEIRLPGALALGRRPEETPGVRVRAPGGENRGAEPHRLVPDGEGRTSPLGGARNPSQRSPIEPAGARPPRPSSPQAHPNSSPEVVPKLETPPEPLEPTAAVQAPLPREPQASAGRTAPAQPRAASAPPTDRSPPGPSQGVRRLPGAAHPGKVLVDPESGRYYFVEMPRQPRLRLLFDPESGQYVEVLLPPASPGPPRRVCTPLALGPGLYPPAYGPIHALSLPPSPGPPALGSPQLPWASEAGPLDGMYYLPVSGTPSPTPPLLLCAPPSSSGTTQPGKGSLFPL